Genomic DNA from Gimesia aquarii:
CAAAGTCTGCAACACTTATTCCCCATTCTAATATAGAAGGCTGAGCGTCTTTAATCGCATTCTCTGCAACCTGAACGAGTGAGGTAACGAGTTCGTGAGTGTATCGATCAATACGGGCTAATTCCTCTGGTGAAAGATCCTTCATATACAAATTATGCAGGACTCCATTGAGCATCGGAGCGGAATGCGTATGTGTGGAACTGATCACAAGATTTTCAGCATTAACTTTGTATTTCTGTTTCAGATTCGCGACAACCGCTTTCGTGACTGATGCAGGGACCCCACAATTATCGACAGCGATCAGAACATGTGGTTGCCCCTGCTCATTTTTAACTGCGATCGCACGGGCCCACAACTGCTGCTCCACGCGCGAAATCAACTCGGTACTGCGTGATGCGTAACCACTCAGCAATACAGGATATTCTGGAGTGATATCAATCTTGGCGACACCTACCAAGTAAGCGCTTTGTTTTTCTGCATATAAGCCGGAAATGAAACCAGATAGTAAAATTGCTACTACAAAAAAACGGGTTACAGTCATCTTCAACATTTTAGTCTCCCCAACAGACGTTGAACCAGTAGCGCATCAATCGAGTTGAAAAACAAAAAAAGCATCGAGAATTATTGTTTCCAAAAGACTCATTCGTCTATCATTTTATGAATTCGAATCTTCAGTGTACCTGCTCAGTTCACTCAGAATCAATCCAGTACTGCGACAGTATCTTTCGAAATTGCGACAACCCGAAACACGATCATGCCACACCGTACACCACAAGTAGCTATTTTTATTGAAACATCAAAAACATTTGGTCGTGGGATTCTGCAAGGCATTTCGACCTATTCACGCACACATGGACCCTGGTCTATTTTTATCGATGAGTGGGGACCTGCGAGTTCACTTCCCGATTGGATCAAGGATTGGGATGGAGACGGAATTATCGCCAGAGTTCGCTCTCAACAGATGGCAGATCGCTTAAAACAAGCTGGTGTTCCCATTGTTGACACACTGCATCAGATATCCAATTCTGACCTTCCCGGTGTCTATTCAGATGATATGGCTATCGCGGAACTGGCTTTTGAACATTTGCACGATCGTCACTTGAGACATTTTGCGTTTGTAGGTGTTGAAAGATCTAACTGGTCGCTCAGACGTAGTGTCGCCTTTACCGATCTAGTAAAACGACGTGGATTCGAATGTGAACTTTATTCACCACTTTCCCGTAGGCGTTTTGTCGAAAGTTGGAATGGAGGCCAGGAAGACTTGGGAGACTGGTTGGAATCGCTTCCTAAACCAATAGGTTTAATGGCTGCACATGATCTTCGCGCGCTATGCGTTCTAGATGCCTGCAGTCGTCGAAACATTGCTGTCCCTGAACAAGTTGCCGTAGTTGGCGTAGATAATGATGATGTATTCTGTGAAGTGATTGATCCTCACCTCACCAGTATCTCTCATCAGTCAGAACAAATTGGTTACGAAGCTGCTTCGCTCCTCGATCATTTAATGAAAGGAAAAACCACGCCGAGTTCTCCTTTGCTGCTTCCCCCTAGAATTCTGGTTCCACGCAGGTCGACCGACATCATTGCTGTGAACGATCTCGCAATTGCTTCTGCTTTGGAATTTATCAGACGCAATGCATGTTCAGAAATAAACGTCACATTAATTTCGCAACATGTGAATCTTACTAGGCGTTCTTTGGAACGCCGTTTTATGAAGTTGGTTGGTAAAACACCTCATCAATTAATCGCGGAAGAGCGGCTTCGTCGAGTAAAACAACTTTTAATCGATACAGATTTTACTCTGGAAAAAATTGCATCAATGGCGGGAATTTCGAGCGCTGCCTATTTGAGTGTCGTGATCAAAGAACATGAAAATTGCACGCCTAATGAGTTCCGTCAAAGAGCAACTCATTAAATGAGACAGGAATCCATTTTTCTTTCTCAATAATAAGTTGGTATATTTTTTTCCTTAACCGAATGAAAATTGGATTAATCTTATCTATCATTTTTATCAAACTATAAAACACAAGT
This window encodes:
- a CDS encoding XylR family transcriptional regulator, producing the protein MPHRTPQVAIFIETSKTFGRGILQGISTYSRTHGPWSIFIDEWGPASSLPDWIKDWDGDGIIARVRSQQMADRLKQAGVPIVDTLHQISNSDLPGVYSDDMAIAELAFEHLHDRHLRHFAFVGVERSNWSLRRSVAFTDLVKRRGFECELYSPLSRRRFVESWNGGQEDLGDWLESLPKPIGLMAAHDLRALCVLDACSRRNIAVPEQVAVVGVDNDDVFCEVIDPHLTSISHQSEQIGYEAASLLDHLMKGKTTPSSPLLLPPRILVPRRSTDIIAVNDLAIASALEFIRRNACSEINVTLISQHVNLTRRSLERRFMKLVGKTPHQLIAEERLRRVKQLLIDTDFTLEKIASMAGISSAAYLSVVIKEHENCTPNEFRQRATH